The following is a genomic window from Longimicrobiaceae bacterium.
GGTGATCGTACGGGGGAATCAACGCAATCCCCCGCTCTGCCCGCACTCGCTCCGCCAGCTCCTCGCGCACCGTCTCGCGCGGATCGTACGGGATCACCTCGGCACCGTACCCGCGCGTTGCGCTCACCTTGGCCTGCGGCGCGTCGGCCGGCATGATCACCGTTGCCGGAACGCCCAGGATCCGGCTCGCCAGCGCGACCGCCTGCGCGTGGTTCCCCGAGGAGAAGGCCAGCACGCCTCGCGCGCGCGTGTCGGGGTCCAGGCGCGAAATCGCGTTGTAGGCGCCCCGAAACTTGAAGGCGCCAGCACGCTGGAGGTTCTCACATTTGACGAAGACCTCCGCTCCCGCGATCCGGTCCAGCGTGCGCGAGCGCATCACCGGAGTGCGATGAGCGACCCCATGGAGCCGCCGCGCGGCCTCGAGCACTGCCTCGTGGTCCGGTGGCGACACGGCGGTGTCAGTCGCGACGTGAGCGCCGGCCTTCCTCGTCCCCACTCTCCTCGGAGCGTCGCCGCGGCCCGTTGGCACCCACCGCTCCGCCGAGCAGCTCCTGCACGTACTCCTCGCGGCTCACCAGCCGCGCGATCTCGGCGAGCGACCGCAGGTGTTCCTGCGGCCGATCCGCGGGGCTGAGCAGGACGAACACGAGGTTCGCGGGATGCCGCGCCTGGGGGAACTCGATCCCCTCCTGGCTGGTGCCGAGGAAGAGCACGGGCTCGGAGATCCCCGAGACTCGCGCGTGAGGCACCACCACCCCCGAGCGCACCTCGGTGGAGAACTCCTCCTCCCCCTCCACCAGCGCCGCCAGGATCGACTCGACCTTCTGCGGATCGTCGAGACCGGTGCGCAGAATGGTGCGCAGCGCTTCGGGATAGGGCGTGCGCGGAAGGTCGAAGGTGATTCGCTCCGGCTGCAGTCCGCGCGGCAGTACGCTGGGTGAGGGCGCATCCCTGGCGGGAGTATCGACCTCCGAGGGGTAAAAGATTAGGAAGCTCTCGGGAACCAGTCCGGCGAGCTGTCCCGGAAGGCGCTCGAGCTTGGGATGCCACGGGAGGGTTCCCCGCCGGGCGCTGAGCACCACCACCAGGTCGTCCGCCTGCAATTGGGAGCGCAACTCCCCGAGCAGAGCGCCCCAGCGCTCGACCCGCTGGAAGCGGATCGGCAGCGTCGGCTTGATGGGCTCCAGCATCTGGGCCACACGATCCACCTCCTCGTTCACCACCAGACCCAGGATCGTGGCGCCGAGCTGGCTGGCGAGCGTCTTGACCGCGCGAGCGGCCTCGCCGAAGCCCGGGTGGCGGTAGATGAGGGGTGGCAGGATCACCACCAGGCGCTTGGTGACGTTGAGCGGGTGGCCGAGCTTCGCCACCACTACCATCTGCCTGGTACTGGCGAGGAGCTGGTCAAGCACGCTGCCGAAGATCTCACCGACGGCCGACCGGCCGCCGTCCCAGCCGATCACGACCATCGTGCTCCGCGTCTCGGCGATTCCCCGCACGATGCCCGAGGCCACGTTCTGGTCGACGCGGGTCAGGGGAACCACGGGCACCTCCGCGCCCGAGGCGTGAATCACCGCGTGGCTCAGCATCCGCTCCGCCTCGGCCACCTGCGCCTCGGTCATGTCGCCGAGGTCCGAAACAACCGTCAATGGGTGCAGCGGCTCGTCGGAGTTCGGGCCGCGCAGCATGATCGCCAGGTCGATCAGCGACTCCTCGGTGGCGGGGTTGGCGATGGGGATGAGGATCCGCTCGGGCGCCTCCGAGGGCTCGTACGGGCGGTGCTCCTCCGCGAGCGCGACTTCGCGCCCCGAGTGCTCGACCACCCACGGTCCGATCACGCAGGTGACCAGGATGATCACGACGATGGCGTTCACCACCGTCTCGTCGAACAGACCGATCTGGTAGCCGACGAGCGTGATGGCCATGGTGGCCGCCGCGTGGGAGACCGACAGGCCGAACATTACCCAGCCCTCACTGGGGGTGAAGCCGAAGAGGCGCTGGGTGACCTTCGCGGCGAACGCCTTGGAGAAGACCGTGGCGAAGACCAGCACAGCGATGACCGTCCAGGCCTCGGTGTCGGCGAAGG
Proteins encoded in this region:
- a CDS encoding cation:proton antiporter, coding for MSTLAALPITDPVLIFALAMVIFLLAPIVFERMRVPGLIGLIVAGAIVGPNGFNLLARGTTIVLLGTVGLLYLMFMVGLELDLNEFNRHRKHSLIFGFLSFALPQVIGTSLSLMLGYALPSAVLLGAMFASHTLVAFPIASRLGIVKSGAVTTVLGATLLTDLLALLVLAVVTGAQGGVTGPLFWVRLMGLLTAYTFLVMWGVPRVARWFFRRLRSDGINEFVFTLAIAFVTAYIAHVIHIEPIIGALMAGFALNRLVPEHSTLMNRLKFVANSIFVPFFLLSVGMLVDIRAFADTEAWTVIAVLVFATVFSKAFAAKVTQRLFGFTPSEGWVMFGLSVSHAAATMAITLVGYQIGLFDETVVNAIVVIILVTCVIGPWVVEHSGREVALAEEHRPYEPSEAPERILIPIANPATEESLIDLAIMLRGPNSDEPLHPLTVVSDLGDMTEAQVAEAERMLSHAVIHASGAEVPVVPLTRVDQNVASGIVRGIAETRSTMVVIGWDGGRSAVGEIFGSVLDQLLASTRQMVVVAKLGHPLNVTKRLVVILPPLIYRHPGFGEAARAVKTLASQLGATILGLVVNEEVDRVAQMLEPIKPTLPIRFQRVERWGALLGELRSQLQADDLVVVLSARRGTLPWHPKLERLPGQLAGLVPESFLIFYPSEVDTPARDAPSPSVLPRGLQPERITFDLPRTPYPEALRTILRTGLDDPQKVESILAALVEGEEEFSTEVRSGVVVPHARVSGISEPVLFLGTSQEGIEFPQARHPANLVFVLLSPADRPQEHLRSLAEIARLVSREEYVQELLGGAVGANGPRRRSEESGDEEGRRSRRD
- a CDS encoding pyridoxal-phosphate dependent enzyme, giving the protein MSPPDHEAVLEAARRLHGVAHRTPVMRSRTLDRIAGAEVFVKCENLQRAGAFKFRGAYNAISRLDPDTRARGVLAFSSGNHAQAVALASRILGVPATVIMPADAPQAKVSATRGYGAEVIPYDPRETVREELAERVRAERGIALIPPYDH